One Coregonus clupeaformis isolate EN_2021a chromosome 21, ASM2061545v1, whole genome shotgun sequence DNA window includes the following coding sequences:
- the LOC121534474 gene encoding uncharacterized protein LOC121534474 — MGTVSWAAVARADMYLATATGNDGHTHTCSSNSTDCSFTDLLCSEIYAVTVVTIDRGCHSDPSPDVELRTGFCPPTNVSTSLQCDGNMGTVSWTAVARADMYLATATGNDGHTHTCSSNSTDCSFTDLHCSETYAVTVVTIDRGCHSDPSPDVEVRTGFCPPTNVSTSLQCDGNMGTVSWTAVARADMYLATATGNDGHTHTCSSNSTDCSFTDLHCSETYAVTVVTIDRGCHSDPSPDVEVRTGFCPPTNVSTSLQCDGNMGTVSWSAVARADMYLATATGDDGHTHTCSSNSTDCSFTDLHCSETYAVTVVTIDRGCHSDPSPDVEVRTGFCPPTNVSTSLQCDGNMGTVSWSAVARADMYLATATGDNGHTHTCSSNSTDCSFTDLHCSETYAVTVVTIDRGCHSDPSPDVELRTGFCPPTNVSTSLQCDGNMGTVSWSAVARADMYLATATADDGHTHTCSSNSTDCSFTDLHCSETYAVNVVTIDRGCHSDPSPDIELRTV; from the exons aTGGGCACTGTCTCCTGGGCGGCCGTTGCCAGGGCGGACATGTACCTAGCAACTGCCACAGGTAACGACGGACACACCCACACCTGCAGCTCCAACTCCACTGACTGTTCCTTCACCGACCTGCTCTGCTCCGAGATCTACGCTGTCACCGTGGTTACCATCGACAGGGGCTGCCATAGCGACCCCAGCCCTGACGTTGAACTCAGAAcag GTTTTTGTCCCCCCACCAATGTTTCAACGTctctgcagtgtgatggcaacaTGGGCACTGTCTCCTGGACGGCCGTTGCCAGAGCGGACATGTACCTAGCAACTGCCACAGGTAACGACGGACACACCCACACCTGCAGCTCCAACTCCACTGACTGTTCCTTCACCGACCTGCACTGCTCCGAGACCTACGCTGTCACCGTGGTTACCATCGACAGGGGCTGCCATAGCGACCCCAGCCCTGACGTTGAAGTCAGAAcag GTTTTTGTCCCCCCACCAATGTTTCAACGTctctgcagtgtgatggcaacaTGGGCACTGTCTCCTGGACGGCCGTTGCCAGAGCGGACATGTACCTAGCAACTGCCACAGGTAACGACGGACACACCCACACCTGCAGCTCCAACTCCACTGACTGTTCCTTCACCGACCTGCACTGCTCCGAGACCTACGCTGTCACCGTGGTTACCATCGACAGGGGCTGCCATAGCGACCCCAGCCCTGACGTTGAAGTCAGAAcag GTTTTTGTCCCCCCACCAATGTTTCAACGTctctgcagtgtgatggcaacaTGGGCACTGTCTCCTGGTCGGCCGTTGCCAGGGCGGACATGTACCTAGCAACCGCCACAGGTGACGACGGACACACCCACACCTGCAGCTCCAACTCCACTGACTGTTCCTTCACCGACCTGCACTGCTCCGAGACCTACGCTGTCACCGTGGTTACCATCGACAGGGGCTGCCATAGCGACCCCAGCCCTGACGTTGAAGTCAGAAcag GTTTTTGTCCCCCCACCAATGTTTCAACGTctctgcagtgtgatggcaacaTGGGCACTGTCTCCTGGTCGGCCGTTGCCAGGGCGGACATGTACCTAGCAACCGCCACAGGTGACAACGGACACACCCACACCTGCAGCTCCAACTCCACTGACTGTTCCTTCACCGACCTGCACTGCTCCGAGACCTACGCTGTCACCGTGGTTACCATCGACAGGGGCTGCCATAGCGACCCCAGCCCTGACGTTGAACTCAGAACAG GTTTTTGTCCCCCCACCAATGTTTCAACGTctctgcagtgtgatggcaacaTGGGCACTGTCTCCTGGTCGGCCGTTGCCAGGGCAGACATGTACCTAGCAACCGCCACAGCTGACGACGGACACACCCACACCTGCAGCTCCAACTCCACTGACTGTTCCTTCACCGACCTGCACTGCTCCGAGACCTACGCTGTCAACGTGGTTACCATCGACAGGGGCTGCCATAGCGACCCCAGCCCTGACATTGAACTCAGAAcag